Genomic DNA from Rana temporaria chromosome 1, aRanTem1.1, whole genome shotgun sequence:
GTGGGAAAGTCAACCTAAAGTCAAACATTACGGTGCGGGCAATATATTGCTGGCAGGTGCCATCACTGTGACTGGAGGTAGCTATGCCAAAGTTAAAGAAATGTTCGATCTCTGTGGCATAGCTATCTTTGGAAAAACAACTTACAATAGAGCacaaaatcaatttatttttaaagccaTTGATGTCAATTGGGAAGAAAATAAAGAAGATGTGACGATAGAAATTGACAACAAACCGCTCTATTTAATCGGCGATGGGCAATGTGATAGCCCTGGCTTCTCTGCTAAATACTCTACGTACACATTTATGGATAGACGTTCTAAGAAAGTTGTGGACTTTGAATTGGTGCAGGTGACACAAACAACTTCTTCAGTTGCGATGGAGAAGTTGGGTTTCCAAAAATGTTTAGATCGCATAATTGAGAATGATTTGGATATTCAATTTGTTGGAACGGATAGGCACACTGGTATTCGAAAATTAATGGCAACAgacgaaaaatataaaaacattaatCATCAATTTGACTTGTGGCATTACGTTAAAAGTTTTCGTAGAAAATTGgctcttattgcaaaaaaaaaaattaatgaacaACTAATGCCATGGATTCGATCCATTACCAATCATCTCTATTTTTGTAGCAATAATTGCAATGGTGAAGAACACGTTTTCAAAACCATGTGGTATTCATTGCTACATCACATAGTGGATGAACATGAATGGGTCATTGAAAATGAAAAGCACAAATGCTTACATGACCCCATCAGTGTGGATGACCATTCCGTTACCTATTTAAAAAGAAACTCACCTGCATTTATTGCATTGTCCGCAATCGTTCTTGATGGGCAATTGGAGAAGGACACAaagcatttaacttttttttgtcaGACTGGGATTCTCGAAACATACCACAGTATGATTCTTAAATTTCGGCCAAAAAGAATACACTACCGATTTGACTCAATGGAAGCTAGAACAAAATTGGCAGCTTTATGCCACAATCACAATGTGAATCGGAAAcctgctttgacaaaaaaaatcgatgaCAGTGGTCAAGAAATTCTTGTGGAAAGGAAAAATGTTGAATTCCCAAGAGGTCGCAAACAGTGGATTGTGCGTAATGTATATGAAGAAATGGACAACCAATATGCTATCAAATTGCTTGATGACATGATTCATATTGTTGAGGGGACCCTAACCAGTTCTTGGGTACCGAAAAATCCAGAGATGCCAAAGAACATTGCACCGATTGAGAGGCCCGAAAAAAGTATTCTTGTCCAAGAACACATGACAAGATTTCGTaaattttcaaaataaattttttaaaaaagcttacatgtaaataaccgtttctttgatttttatatttaaaactaATGGTTTTGTTTAACATAGAATTAGCTGGTTGTATCtatgtattttcttttaataCTTTTTGTTATcttttgtgatttatttattaaatttttatgaGTAAAAAATTTTTTGTCATTCTTATTGTCTTAAATATTGGAATTAAATCTTTGGTTAAATCTTAGTGTAAACTACAAAACCTTTaacaaattttacaaaaaaaataaaaaaaaaactattaaaccccaaaaatttttttattttaactattaaatataacaaatatattattaattataaaaaaaacatcaaaccacaaaaaaaattaacgtaTTAGTATATTTTAGTGAAAAGCCATTTCAGAAGCCTCATAGTCGTCGCTGTACATAAATCCGACGTATGAACCATCCGGATCCGGAAAAGCTTCTCTAATAGCTTTGACTACACAGGCAGGTATCACTTTACGGTTTGCCTTGCCAAGAAATCCGTAGATCCAACCGATGAAAGCACGATAGGCTGTTTTTCTTAGCCGCCTTCAaagaaataaaaccaaaaaatatcGAAAATAAATATTCTATTAACTAATAGTAAAATAGAattacaacattttgaaaaaactaaaatGGAGTAATTTACCTATTGTTGTCAGCATCAACAACGGGTCTTTCTATTACATGTATTGCCATTGACGTTATGTATACATGTTCCTGTATCGTAAACTGTGACACAAATACAGGCGCAGCTGTGATGCAAGACATTCCTTCAGGTATACTGCCTTCAACTTGATAAATTTGTCGACAACAAACAGACTCGAGTTGAGTAGGCATTGGCCCACAAGATTCACAAATGCACCAGTCGGTATTGCCTATCTTATCTGTAGGACTGTCATCAGTTTGTGAAGCCGAATAAGGTAGGACAGTTATGGGCGCTCTTGGATCATCTTGGAATGCTTGCACATTAGAATTATTAGCATAGCTGTCCAACAATTCGGCTACTATTATACTTCTctgaaatacatataaaaaaataatatcaaaaaaGACAATACAGCTAacgcattatttttttaaagattactatccgaaacaacattttttttatctctaattttgtagacataaaaataaagaattaaataaAAGTTTtcgttaaatttatttttataataatattttttttaataacaactatcaaaaaaaatataatgaaagagtgtgaataaaaaatataaaaaaaaatatatatattgtgtgtgtggatagatagatagatagatagatagatagatagatagataatatatatataaaaaatatttgtggtgtgtgtgtgtttatgtatatgtaaaatatatatatatatatata
This window encodes:
- the LOC120924836 gene encoding P2X purinoceptor 7-like; translation: MENTQRPKRCKSMTYRALSQEERRSIIVAELLDSYANNSNVQAFQDDPRAPITVLPYSASQTDDSPTDKIGNTDWCICESCGPMPTQLESVCCRQIYQVEGSIPEGMSCITAAPVFVSQFTIQEHVYITSMAIHVIERPVVDADNNRRLRKTAYRAFIGWIYGFLGKANRKVIPACVVKAIREAFPDPDGSYVGFMYSDDYEASEMAFH